In a single window of the Arachis hypogaea cultivar Tifrunner chromosome 6, arahy.Tifrunner.gnm2.J5K5, whole genome shotgun sequence genome:
- the LOC112755613 gene encoding uncharacterized protein isoform X1 — translation MDRSKSRTDLLAAGKKRLQQFRQKKDGKGGSSRGKSKKSDKNLIPEDDTDGQSSPSMSTTSSQVTDGNVETDNESNAVSAELLESQSSPNSLTLDNLDPSADSSPLAITNTIDEETELDSGRKSALAVQEGPEVDSELSSQDQGKRAQYVGADVAEDVSLRTSDEQKDLESDRRPGAEAQEVGKEDSELSFHEQGKNAQNVGAAVADDISLKTTDSLGPEGGPTYDHESAPAIVATAVGETVPVTAEGDSREVSLLLSEDTTITSLMQTREDKVTNLGAMQDADGLDTKKSGQSTDVEEAFHKTEQLGKSVEVVSSPKDIMPDKHLTSNQGQGDDIATGGPSVKNLEGEILSGSSHEEMHLQPIQEQIVEQVHSGHGRGLQEEPYQQSTPVGSIALDPNHELSMGDDAVNLARPVDASHSFDAKTVDFMKLAGIIKDLNEDVLAEIIRGLNEDEFYFLLKSRREVSDADPLATSSTLPDGDFSEAFQRLKEELFLSTLMKSISDMQLGEHLELQLQADNEHPQVIDEVSELRASHLEVNEKNQLLIEELSNCRAELQDVSQKCVELQNQFNDAKGVVETLSARVVELQISCEVSQEDSLNLSADLSDCRSLISCLQSEKKGMNENLELVSSEKIRLPNEKEVHLGESKRLSTELSDLKSSMEVIEVGNEVFDDSLGFVSLKTCLNGMEKILAKLEQATNEFHFQSVGRSGEQVSPAAASKTHEDEHEVEVRDSNEVHSSSESFIMFAKEETGNMRKLLSEWKGHVQSADALFKGERDGRKIGDAKNRDLKDQFEELKQHCSNLEASNVELTVQCEAAKQLLGDFQEKKCHLEELCEALKQEDIQLKAKNNELYEKLGQFQSKVSELYTEICDVKQSSNEMSSIIGDQLENLQKELTQRTMVLEQGWNTIMADIFKLVSKLNESVGETSSAVSFDAHDNLDINNLLAVSVNAATKMIFDLRKKLEATCLEHETICSSFKEVNMKCEDLLGRNELAVGVLHKIYNDLWKLLLSHSGSMGEEKIDVQSEALPDLLNYDSYQNIMRCLVDILTEKQELESVNNEMKSEMEELKIKCLDLDSVSKLIEDLAGALNIEHSQIERNKTPLSCLDSLVSSLLQKTRDAEIQLHMTKEGYGYSETELAELKDQMHYLDTLRLEKENEILVLKEILHQAEEALTAARSELHEKTNELEYSEQKVSSVREKLSIAVAKGKGLVVQRDGLKQSLAETSSELERCMQELQLKDARLHEVETKLKTYAEAGERMEAMESELSYIRNSSNSLRESFLLKDSMLQRIEEVLEELDLPEQFHSGDIIEKIDWLARSVASNSLPMNDWEQKESAGGVSYADAGYVARESLEDDSQLPPDSGDDSRKDDSQLQSDPGDVRQQQEELQASLVPLDGDDLRKKFEELHKKYFGLAEQNEMLEQSLMERNSIVQRWEELVDRIDMPSHLRSVEMEDRIEWVGRALAEANHHVDSLQLKIEKYESYCGLLNSDLEGSQRTVSALQTDLRSLTTEREHLSEKLEVLMFECEKLSMEVGQAEYQNEVMHNEISSLKDILEKKELENEKLHNELASLKDILEKKDSLEEQVFAIDSKLRKLHDLLGDALPESEMENLVSGTANIDSLEELLRKLIENQASLQSKKDAIEEQIFTIDSKLQKLHDLVRDVLPESETQNLVSGSANIDSLEELLRRLVENQASLKSKKDAIEEQIFTIDGKLRKLHDLVGDVLPESETENLVSGSLSIDSLEALLRKLIENQASLQSKKDAIEEQIFIIDGKLRKLHDLVGDALPESETENLVSGSLNIDSLEELLRRLMENQASLQSKKDAIEEQIFIIDGKLRTLHDLVGDALPESETENLVSGSANIDSLEELLRKLIENQASIQSEKGAIEEQIFTTDGKLRKLHDLIRDVLPESETQNLVSGSSNIDSLEELLRKLVENQASLQSKKDAIEEQIFTVDGKLKKLHDLVGDVLPESETENLVSGSANIDSLEELLRKLIENQASFRSKKDAIEEQIFTIDGKLQKLHDLVRDVLPESETQNLVSGSANIDSLEELLRKLVENQASLQSKKDAIEEQIFTIDGKLRKLHDLVGDVLPESETENLVSGSLSIDSLEALLRKLIENQASLQTKKDATEEQIFIIDGKLRKLLELVGDALPESETENLVSGSANIDSLEELLRKLVENQASLQSKKDAIEEQISTIDGKLKKLHDLVGDVLPESETENLVSGSANIDSLEELLRKLIENQASLQAKKDATEEQIFIIDGKLRKLHELVGDALPESETENLVSGSANIDSLEELLRKLIENQASIQSEKGAIEEQIFTTNGKLRKLHDLVFDVLPEYETENLVSGSANIDTLEELLRKLVESQASLQSKKDTIEEQIFTIDVKLRKLHDLVGDVLPESETENLVSGSANIDSLEELLRKLIENQASLQSNKLMHVVELASDSSQQDGATILEARSTDMHDKEEADIDRYKKDLEEALSELEHAKEEREKTLEKQMSLSIEVEALSKRIEELQLLLNQEEQKSASVREKLNVAVRKGKSLVQHRDSLKQTIEEMTTEITQLKSEISNREDTLAEHAQKLSHLSTYPNRLEALESEIIHLKNHLAESEHHLQEKEYSLNLILNKLGEIEIGGEGYISDPIKKLECIEKLCSDLHGTVASLEQESRKSKRAAELLLAELNEVQERNDAFQEELAKADAELVDLRKERDSFEAAKLEALSHLQKLSALHEEGKKNHSSELTALKSSMNELCTGFGEIQHLLVSAFSMDLESFQNLEAGLKSCIKGSNATNMLDSSVAKTHNGMSPWSSITKKSSLSSDSRSDFDTVGNFHLLRSQLQEVLVEIGSLKERITIHSSLMLEQDKNLSELMASIEKEMTIQRESCEAMKQKVTNQDGELVALRGSIDYLCEACISSVNEIENGKAELVGNKVESDPGINLMLTSFGDGTSEERIRTLVDRLLMAAKSVATIRTGFSDANHNEMKATITNLQLELQEKDVQRERICSELVKQIKDAEASANSYSQDLQSLKIQEHNLKKQVEVIEAERKILEERVNELQEKQRIAAELEEKTKSQTDLLAAKDQEIESLMHALDEEEMQMEELTNKIVELEKVVQQKTREIESLDSSRGKVMKKLAVTVGKFDELHHLSASLLSEVERLQSQLQERDSEISFLRQEVTRCTNDVLLATQMSNKAGSDEIFELLMWVDTMISQEGMDDILPDLKSNSQVHEYKEILQKKLMSVLSELENLKAVAENKDAMLQEEKSKVEKLNHKAETLEKSLHEKEMQLNLLEGVEENGKGASTSSEILEVEPVVNEWRTTGPFVTPQVRSLRKGNNDYVAIAVDEDPVSTSRIEDEEDDKVHGFKSLSSSKIVPRFTRPVTDLIDGLWVSCDRTLMRRPILRLGIIIYWAIVHALLAFFVV, via the exons CTTCAACAATTCCGTCAGAAGAAGGACGGTAAAGGTGGTAGTAGCCGTGGGAAATCAAAAAAATCTGATAAAAATCTAATACCTGAGGACGACACTGATGGACAAAGTAGTCCTTCTATGTCAACAACATCATCTCAGGTTACAGATGGAAATGTTGAAACTGACAATGAGTCTAATGCCGTTAGCGCGGAATTATTAGAGTCCCAGTCTTCACCAAACTCATTAACTCTTGACAATCTTGATCCATCTGCTGATTCATCACCACTGGCTATTACAAATACTATAGATGAGGAAACAGAATTGGATTCTGGTAGAAAGTCAGCCCTTGCAGTTCAGGAGGGCCCTGAGGTTGATTCTGAGCTGTCTTCCCAAGATCAAGGGAAACGTGCTCAGTATGTTGGTGCTGATGTGGCTGAGGATGTTTCTTTGCGAACTTCAGACGAACAGAAAGATCTGGAATCGGATAGAAGGCCAGGTGCCGAGGCTCAGGAGGTCGGTAAGGAAGATTCTGAGTTGTCTTTCCACGAACAAGGGAAAAATGCTCAGAATGTTGGTGCTGCTGTGGCTGATGATATATCTTTGAAAACTACAGATAGCCTGGGTCCTGAAGGTGGACCAACTTATGATCATGAGTCTGCACCTGCCATTGTTGCAACTGCAGTCGGCGAGACTGTTCCAGTCACAGCAGAGGGTGATAGCAGGGAAGTATCCTTGCTTTTATCTGAAGATACGACCATTACATCCTTGATGCAAACAAGGGAAGATAAGGTAACCAACTTAG GGGCAATGCAGGATGCTGATGGTTTGGATACAAAGAAATCTGGTCAAAGCACTGATGTGGAGGAGGCATTTCATAAAACAGAACAACTGGGCAAGTCAGTTGAAGTTGTTTCCTCTCCTAAAGACATTATGCCAGATAAGCATTTGACTTCTAATCAAGGGCAGGGAGATGATATTGCAACTGGTGGTCCTTCTGTGAAAAATCTGGAGGGAGAAATATTATCAGGTTCATCCCATGAAGAAATGCATCTTCAGCCTattcaagaacagattgttgaacagGTTCATAGTGGACATGGCAGAGGACTTCAGGAGGAGCCTTATCAGCAAAGCACTCCTGTTGGATCTATAGCTCTGGATCCAAATCATGAGTTGTCAATGGGAGATGACGCAGTTAATTTGGCCAGGCCAGTGGATGCCTCTCATAGTTTTGATGCAAAAACAGTTGATTTCATGAAGCTGGCTGGAATTATAAAAGATCTTAATGAAGATGTGCTGGCTGAAATTATAAGGGGGCTTAATGAAGACGAGTTTTACTTTTTGCTCAAGTCAAGAAGGGAAGTTTCCGATGCAGATCCTCTAGCCACTAGTTCAACTCTACCTGATGGTGACTTTTCAGAAGCATTTCAGAGACTTAAAGAAGAATTGTTCCTTTCAACTTTAATGAAAAGTATATCTGACATGCAGTTAGGTGAACACTTGGAGCTACAGCTGCAGGCTGACAATGAACATCCCCAGGTCATTGATGAAGTATCTGAGCTCCGAGCTTCTCATCTCGAAGTTAACGAGAAGAATCAACTCCTTATTGAAGAGCTTTCTAATTGCCGTGCTGAACTGCAAGATGTTTCCCAAAAGTGTGTTGAACTGCAAAACCAATTTAATGATGCCAAGGGTGTGGTTGAAACTCTTTCTGCCAGAGTAGTTGAGCTGCAGATTAGTTGTGAAGTCTCCCAAGAAGATTCATTGAATCTGTCAGCAGATTTGTCCGACTGTAGAAGCTTGATCTCATGCTTACAATCTGAAAAGAAGGGTATGAATGAAAATCTTGAGTTGGTGTCTTCTGAGAAAATCAGGCTTCCAAATGAGAAGGAGGTTCATCTAGGTGAAAGTAAGAGGCTGTCAACTGAATTATCCGACTTAAAGAGTTCCATGGAAGTTATAGAAGTTGGAAACGAAGTCTTTGATGATTCTCTTGGTTTTGTTTCGTTGAAGACTTGCTTGAATGGAATGGAGAAAATTTTGGCGAAGCTTGAACAGGCAACTAATGAGTTCCATTTTCAATCAGTCGGCAGGTCTGGTGAACAAGTTTCTCCGGCTGCAGCATCAAAAACACATGAAGATGAACATGAGGTGGAGGTAAGGGATTCAAATGAAGTTCATTCGTCATCAGAATCATTTATTATGTTTGCCAAAGAGGAAACTGGAAACATGAGAAAATTGCTTTCAGAGTGGAAGGGGCATGTTCAGAGTGCAGATGCGTTGTTCAAGGGGGAGCGTGATGGTAGAAAAATTGGTGATGCAAAGAACCGTGATCTCAAAGATCAGTTCGAAGAATTGAAACAACATTGTTCAAATTTGGAAGCATCCAATGTTGAACTTACAGTTCAATGTGAAGCTGCAAAACAACTTCTGGGTGACTTTCAAGAAAAGAAATGTCATCTTGAGGAACTCTGTGAAGCTTTAAAACAAGAAGATATCCAACTCAAAGCCAAAAATAACGAACTTTATGAAAAACTTGGGCAGTTTCAGTCAAAAGTTAGTGAATTGTATACTGAAATCTGCGATGTGAAACAAAGTTCAAATGAGATGTCTTCTATTATTGGTGATCAACTGGAAAATTTGCAGAAGGAGTTGACTCAAAGAACTATGGTGCTCGAGCAAGGGTGGAATACTATTATGGCTGATATATTTAAATTAGTTAGCAAGCTGAATGAATCAGTTGGGGAAACATCCTCAGCCGTCTCGTTTGATGCTCATGATAACTTGGATATCAATAATCTGTTAGCAGTTTCTGTTAATGCAGCCACTAAAATGATTTTTGATCTTCGGAAGAAACTTGAAGCTACTTGTTTGGAACATGAAACAATCTGCTCATCATTTAAAGAGGTGAATATGAAATGTGAGGATCTGCTTGGACGGAATGAATTGGCCGTTGGTGTATTGCACAAGATATACAATGACCTGTGGAAACTTCTGCTCAGTCATAGTGGATCTATGGGTGAAGAGAAGATAGATGTACAAAGCGAAGCACTGCCTGATCTCCTTAACTATGATAGCTATCAGAATATCATGAGATGTCTTGTGGATATATTGACTGAAAAGCAGGAGCTTGAGTCTGTTAACAATGAGATGAAGTCAGAAATGGAGGAACTGAAGATTAAGTGTCTTGATCTAGACTCTGTTAGCAAGTTAATTGAAGATCTTGCCGGCGCTCTGAATATAGAGCATTCGCAGATTGAAAGAAATAAAACTCCTCTTTCATGCTTGGATTCATTAGTGTCTAGCCTTCTGCAGAAAACCAGAGATGCTGAAATCCAGTTACACATGACTAAAGAAGGCTATGGATATAGCGAGACTGAATTGGCTGAATTGAAGGACCAAATGCATTATCTAGACACACTGCGTCttgagaaagaaaatgaaatCCTTGTTCTTAAGGAAATCTTACACCAAGCTGAGGAAGCTCTTACTGCTGCTCGTTCTGAATTGCATGAGAAAACAAATGAACTTGAATATTCAGAGCAAAAGGTGTCCTCCGTGCGGGAGAAACTTAGCATTGCAGTTGCCAAGGGAAAAGGCTTGGTTGTCCAGCGGGATGGCCTCAAGCAGTCTCTGGCTGAGACATCTAGTGAACTGGAGAGATGCATGCAGGAGTTGCAATTGAAAGATGCTAGACTTCATGAGGTTGAAACAAAGCTTAAGACCTACGCAGAGGCTGGTGAGCGCATGGAAGCTATGGAATCCGAGCTTTCATATATTCGTAATTCATCTAATTCCTTGAGAGAGTCATTTCTTCTTAAAGATTCAATGCTTCAGAGGATAGAAGAGGTTTTGGAAGAACTAGATCTCCCAGAGCAGTTTCATTCAGGAGATATAATTGAAAAGATTGATTGGTTGGCTAGGTCAGTTGCTAGTAACTCATTGCCTATGAATGATTGGGAGCAGAAGGAATCTGCAGGAGGAGTTTCATACGCTGATGCTGGTTATGTTGCCAGAGAGTCCTTGGAAGATGATAGTCAGCTGCCACCAGATTCAGGGGATGATTCCCGGAAAGATGATAGTCAGCTGCAATCAGATCCAGGGGATGTACGGCAGCAACAAGAAGAGCTACAAGCCAGTCTTGTCCCACTAGATGGAGATGATCTGAGaaagaaatttgaggagttaCACAAGAAGTATTTTGGTCTGGCTGAGCAAAATGAAATGTTGGAGCAGTCATTGATGGAAAGAAACAGCATAGTTCAGAGATGGGAAGAGCTTGTAGACAGGATTGATATGCCTTCACATTTACGGTCTGTGGAAATGGAGGATAGAATTGAATGGGTAGGACGAGCACTTGCTGAGGCTAATCATCATGTTGATTCTCTGCAGCTTAAGATTGAAAAATACGAAAGCTATTGTGGATTGCTAAATTCTGATCTTGAAGGGTCTCAAAGGACAGTGTCTGCTCTTCAGACAGACCTTAGATCTCTTACAACTGAGAGAGAGCACCTTTCTGAAAAACTGGAAGTACTGATGTTTGAATGTGAGAAACTATCTATGGAGGTTGGGCAAGCTGAATATCAGAATGAAGTGATGCATAATGAAATATCTAGTTTGAAGGATATACTGGAAAAGAAAGAACTTGAGAATGAAAAGTTGCATAATGAACTAGCTAGTTTGAAGGATATATTGGAAAAGAAAGATTCACTTGAAGAACAAGTATTTGCCATTGATAGCAAGCTCAGAAAACTGCATGACTTACTTGGTGATGCGTTGCCAGAATCTGAAATGGAAAATCTGGTTTCTGGAACTGCAAATATTGATTCCTTGGAAGAACTGCTGAGAAAGCTTATAGAAAATCAAGCTAGTCTTCAATCAAAGAAGGATGCAATTGAAGAACAAATTTTCACCATTGATAGTAAGCTCCAAAAACTGCATGACTTAGTTCGTGATGTCTTGCCAGAATCTGAAACACAAAATCTGGTTTCTGGAAGTGCAAATATTGATTCCTTGGAAGAATTGCTGAGAAGGCTTGTAGAAAATCAAGCAAGTCTTAAATCAAAGAAAGATGCAATTGAAGAACAAATTTTCACCATTGATGGGAAGCTCAGAAAACTGCATGACTTAGTTGGTGATGTGCTGCCAGAATCCGAAACCGAAAATCTTGTTTCCGGAAGTTTAAGTATTGATTCCTTGGAAGCACTGCTGAGAAAGCTTATAGAAAATCAAGCTAGTCTTCAATCAAAGAAGGATGCAATTGAAGAACAAATTTTCATCATTGATGGGAAGCTCAGGAAACTGCATGACTTAGTTGGTGATGCGCTGCCAGAATCCGAAACTGAAAATCTTGTTTCCGGAAGTTTAAATATTGATTCCTTGGAAGAACTGCTGAGAAGGCTTATGGAAAATCAAGCTAGTCTTCAATCAAAGAAGGATGCAATTGAAGAACAAATTTTCATCATTGATGGGAAGCTCAGGACACTGCATGACTTAGTTGGTGATGCGCTGCCAGAATCCGAAACTGAAAATCTTGTTTCCGGAAGTGCAAATATTGATTCCTTGGAAGAACTGCTGAGAAAGCTTATCGAAAATCAAGCAAGTATTCAATCAGAGAAAGGTGCAATTGAAGAACAAATTTTCACCACTGATGGCAAGCTCAGGAAACTGCATGACTTAATTCGTGATGTCTTGCCAGAATCTGAAACACAAAATCTGGTTTCTGGAAGTTCAAATATTGATTCCTTGGAAGAATTGCTGAGAAAGCTTGTAGAAAATCAAGCAAGCCTTCAATCAAAGAAAGATGCAATTGAAGAACAAATTTTCACCGTTGATGGGAAGCTAAAAAAACTGCATGACTTGGTTGGTGATGTACTGCCAGAATCTGAAACTGAAAATCTGGTTTCTGGAAGTGCAAATATTGATTCCTTGGAAGAACTGCTGAGAAAGCTTATAGAAAATCAAGCAAGTTTTCGATCAAAGAAAGATGCAATTGAAGAACAAATTTTCACCATTGATGGTAAGCTCCAAAAACTGCATGACTTAGTTCGTGATGTCTTGCCAGAATCTGAAACACAAAATCTAGTTTCTGGAAGTGCAAATATTGATTCCTTGGAAGAATTGCTAAGAAAGCTTGTAGAAAATCAAGCAAGCCTTCAATCAAAGAAAGATGCAATTGAAGAACAAATTTTCACCATTGATGGGAAGCTCAGAAAACTGCATGACTTAGTTGGTGATGTGCTGCCAGAATCCGAAACCGAAAATCTTGTTTCCGGAAGTTTAAGTATTGATTCCTTGGAAGCACTGCTGAGAAAGCTTATAGAAAATCAAGCTAGTCTTCAAACAAAGAAGGATGCAACTGAAGAACAAATTTTCATCATTGATGGGAAGCTCAGAAAACTGCTTGAATTAGTAGGTGATGCGCTGCCAGAATCCGAAACTGAAAATCTTGTTTCCGGAAGTGCAAATATTGATTCCTTGGAAGAACTGCTGAGAAAGCTTGTAGAAAATCAAGCAAGCCTTCAATCAAAGAAAGATGCAATTGAAGAACAAATTTCCACCATTGATGGGAAGCTCAAAAAACTGCATGACTTAGTTGGTGATGTGCTGCCAGAATCTGAAACTGAAAATCTGGTTTCTGGAAGTGCAAATATTGATTCCTTGGAAGAGCTGCTGAGAAAGCTTATAGAAAATCAAGCTAGTCTTCAAGCAAAGAAGGATGCAACTGAAGAACAAATTTTCATCATTGATGGGAAGCTCAGAAAACTGCATGAATTAGTAGGTGATGCGCTGCCAGAATCCGAAACTGAAAATCTTGTTTCCGGAAGTGCAAATATTGATTCCTTGGAAGAACTGCTGAGAAAGCTTATAGAAAATCAAGCAAGTATTCAATCCGAGAAAGGTGCAATTGAAGAACAAATTTTCACCACTAATGGCAAGCTCAGGAAACTGCATGACTTAGTTTTTGACGTCTTGCCAGAATATGAAACAGAAAATCTGGTTTCCGGAAGTGCAAATATTGATACCTTGGAAGAATTGCTGAGAAAGCTTGTAGAAAGTCAAGCCAGCCTTCAATCAAAGAAAGATACAATTGAAGAACAAATTTTCACCATTGATGTCAAACTCAGGAAACTGCATGATTTAGTTGGTGATGTGTTGCCAGAATCTGAAACAGAAAATCTGGTTTCCGGAAGTGCAAATATTGATTCCTTGGAAGAACTGCTGAGAAAGCTTATAGAAAACCAAGCAAGTCTTCAATCAAACAAACTGATGCATGTGGTTGAACTTGCTAGTGACAGTTCACAACAAGATGGTGCCACTATTCTGGAGGCAAGAAGTACAGATATGCATGATAAGGAGGAGGCAGATATTGATAGATATAAGAAAGATCTGGAGGAGGCTTTGAGTGAATTGGAGCATGcaaaggaggagagagagaaaactTTGGAAAAGCAAATgtctttatccattgaagttgaAGCTTTGAGCAAAAGAATTGAGGAGTTGCAATTGCTTCTTAATCAGGAGGAGCAGAAGTCAGCTTCTGTTAGAGAAAAATTAAACGTTGCTGTCAGGAAAGGGAAGTCTTTGGTCCAACACCGAGACAGTCTTAAACAAACAATTGAAGAGATGACTACTGAGATTACGCAGTTGAAATCTGAGATCAGTAATAGGGAAGATACTCTGGCTGAGCATGCTCAGAAGTTAAGTCATTTGTCAACTTACCCAAATAGATTGGAAGCTCTTGAATCTGAGATTATACATCTGAAGAACCACTTGGCAGAATCTGAGCACCACTTGCAGGAGAAAGAATATTCTTTGAACCTGATTTTGAACAAGTTAGGTGAGATTGAGATTGGTGGTGAGGGTTATATAAGTGATCCAATCAAGAAGTTGGAATGCATTGAGAAACTTTGCTCTGATCTGCATGGTACTGTTGCCTCTTTAGAACAAGAATCCAGGAAATCTAAAAGAGCAGCAGAGCTCCTGTTGGCAGAGTTGAATGAGGTTCAGGAAAGAAATGATGCTTTTCAGGAGGAGCTTGCAAAGGCAGATGCTGAGCTTGTGGATCTCAGGAAAGAGAGGGATTCATTTGAGGCTGCCAAACTGGAAGCTCTTTCACATCTTCAAAAGTTGTCAGCCTTGCATGAGGAGGGAAAAAAGAACCATTCTTCCGAGTTGACGGCATTAAAATCTAGCATGAATGAACTCTGCACAGGATTTGGTGAGATACAGCATTTACTGGTTAGTGCGTTCTCCATGGATTTGGAATCTTTTCAGAATCTGGAGGCTGGTCTCAAGTCATGCATAAAAGGAAGCAATGCTACAAATATGTTGGATTCATCTGTTGCCAAAACACATAATGGCATGTCACCTTGGTCATCTATTACTAAG AAGAGCTCCTTGTCTTCAGATTCTCGATCTGATTTTGACACAGTTGGAAATTTCCATCTTCTTCGGAGTCAACTGCAAGAGGTATTGGTAGAGATTGGTTCTCTTAAGGAAAGAATAACTATCCACTCAAGTTTGATGCTGGAGCAAGACAAAAATCTGTCTGAACTAATGGCGAGTATTGAAAAAGAAATGACTATCCAAAGAGAGTCGTGTGAAGCCATGAAGCAAAAAGTTACTAATCAAGATGGGGAACTAGTTGCATTACGCGGGAGCATTGACTacctttgtgaagcatgtatcaGCTCAGTCaatgaaattgaaaatggaaaagCTGAACTGGTTGGAAATAAGGTTGAATCAGATCCAGGGATTAACTTGATGCTGACATCATTTGGCGATGGAACATCTGAAGAACGCATCAGAACCCTCGTAGATAGATTGCTGATGGCTGCAAAAAGTGTTGCTACTATAAGAACTGGATTTTCAGATGCTAATCATAATGAAATGAAGGCTACTATAACAAATTTACAGCTAGAGCTTCAGGAGAAGGATGTCCAAAGAGAGAGGATTTGCTCAGAGCTGGTAAAGCAGATCAAGGATGCTGAAGCTTCTGCAAACAGTTACTCTCAAGATCTTCAATCTCTTAAGATTCAAGAGCACAATCTTAAGAAACAGGTGGAAGTAATTGAGGCAGAAAGGAAGATACTGGAAGAGAGAGTAAATGAGCTGCAGGAAAAGCAACGAATTGCAGCTGAATTGGAGGAGAAAACCAAATCTCAGACTGATTTGCTGGCCGCCAAAGACCAAG AAATCGAATCACTCATGCATGCACTTGATGAGGAAGAGATGCAAATGGAAGAGCTGACAAATAAGATTGTGGAACTTGAGAAGGTTGTTCAGCAGAAGACTCGGGAGATTGAAAGTCTTGACTCCTCTCGTGGTAAGGTTATGAAAAAGCTTGCTGTAACTGTAGGTAAGTTTGATGAGCTTCACCACCTGTCTGCAAGTCTCCTTTCGGAGGTTGAAAGGCTTCAGTCCCAATTGCAAGAAAGAGACAGTGAAATTTCTTTCTTAAGACAAGAGGTTACAAGATGCACGAATGATGTTCTTCTTGCAACACAAATGAGTAACAAGGCAGGTTCAGACGAGATCTTTGAGCTTTTGATGTGGGTTGACACAATGATATCTCAAGAGGGGATGGATGATATACTTCCCGACCTCAAAAGCAATAGTCAAGTTCATGAATACAAAGAAATACTTCAGAAGAAACTGATGTCTGTATTATCGGAATTGGAGAATCTAAAGGCTGTTGCTGAAAATAAGGATGCAATGTTGCAAGAAGAAAAGAgtaaggtagaaaagttgaaccACAAAGCAGAAACTCTTGAGAAGTCCTTGCATGAGAAAGAAATGCAGTTGAATTTGCTTGAAGGTGTTGAAGAAAATGGGAAGGGAGCTAGCACGAGCTCAGAAATTTTGGAAGTTGAACCAGTG GTGAACGAGTGGAGAACAACAGGGCCTTTTGTAACACCTCAAGTCCGCAGTTTGCGCAAGGGCAATAATGATTATGTTGCCATTGCTGTAGATGAAGACCCTGTTAGTACTAGTAGGATAGAAGATGAAGAGGACGACAAAG TCCATGGTTTCAAATCACTTAGTTCTTCAAAAATAGTCCCGAGATTTACGAGACCTGTGACAGACTTGATCGATGGCTTGTG GGTTTCATGTGATCGAACTCTTATGAGACGGCCAATATTGCGGCTCGGCATTATAATTTATTGGGCCATAGTGCACGCACTTCTTGCCTTCTTCGTAGTTTGA